One segment of Clostridium botulinum DNA contains the following:
- a CDS encoding phage tail assembly chaperone — protein sequence MNNFEDFLMDSFEDTQEIEREVTIGGKKKLMRFRPISAEMGDMIRKRNRKTKLIKGQRIMETDQDKYVSDLIIETTTCPDLKNSELQASWGVLGAEELLSAMKSKMRDGEFSDWSSIVGEVNGYDKSVNDLIEEAKN from the coding sequence ATGAATAATTTTGAAGATTTTTTAATGGATAGTTTTGAGGACACACAAGAAATTGAAAGAGAAGTAACAATAGGTGGTAAGAAAAAGCTCATGAGATTTAGACCTATTTCTGCTGAAATGGGAGATATGATAAGAAAGAGAAATAGAAAAACTAAATTAATAAAAGGTCAAAGAATAATGGAAACAGATCAAGATAAATATGTATCTGATTTAATAATTGAAACAACGACTTGTCCAGATTTAAAAAATTCAGAGCTACAAGCTTCATGGGGAGTTCTTGGTGCTGAAGAGCTACTAAGTGCAATGAAATCTAAGATGAGAGATGGAGAATTTTCAGATTGGTCATCAATAGTAGGAGAAGTTAATGGCTATGATAAAAGTGTTAATGATTTAATTGAAGAAGCAAAAAACTAA